The sequence CCCGGTGACTTCTACTGATTATATCTGCGGGCGCACGACCACGGGCATAACGGTCAGGAATTGCCTCACGAATGATTGTGCAACAGCGGCAGGAACAGACTACAACGACATACCGAACGTTGCCTTTGCGATCGTGAGCGGCGGAGTCAACTTCAATGTTCAGACAGCTATAGCGGCAGGGAGAGCGACCGTTTACGTGCAGAACGGCGCCACCAACCGCGATGCCTGCACCACTGCCGGCAACTGTCTGAATTATACCGGCACGTTGATCAACAGGCCCGAGAGGTACGACGACATCGTCAATTGGGTGACGCTCAACGAGCTCAGGACAAAGATAGGATGCCAGGGGGCGCAGCTGCAGATATTGAACAATGAACTCCCCTCTACAAGCCTTGGGTCATCGTACACGGCAAATGTCTTTGCTGCAGGAGGTGTGCCGTATCTTTCCGGGACACAGAACCAATACAGATGGTGTGTCGAGATTAGAAATCGCACCATTGCCCAGGGGCCACCCAACAGCGTGTCCTTCAATCCAAGCTTTATCAGGTATCCCGACAGCACTCAGTTAGGCGGCGCCGCGTCAACGTATTGTTCAGATCGGGTGGAAGGCGCGTGGCCTGCATGGGCCAATAATCTGGTTATAACGAAAACCATTAACTCGACTGAAACGGGGAGCTTCAACATTACCGTTTTTACGAGGGACCATAACAGCTCTGCACTCAATTCGGTTGCCTGTAATGACACATCGTCAAGCACTAATCGGGACAACTGCACCAATAAATCCTTCGTCCTGACCATAAGCCCCTGACAGGCAATGAGCAGGAAGGCTGAAAATCATTCCCTCCGTATGCATATGAACAACAAAGGGATGACCCTTTTGTTCGTAGCAATACTGCTCATGCTTGTTGCTTCCATCGTAACTGCGGGAATAGCAGTTATCGGTTCGTTGACGAAAAGGACGAAGATAGCTGAAATGAACAGCATCATCGATGCAGGAATAAAGTCAGTTATCAGCTATGCCGCAACAAACCACCGGCTTCCCACGACAGCGGAGATTGCGGCTATCATGAAAAGATCGAATGACGCGTGGGGCAATCAGACAGTCTATGTTGTCGATAATAATTTAACCTCCATACCTGCCGGGTCGACCGACTCAATATGCGGGAGGAAAACGGCTAATCTGACAGTAAGGAACTGTACGAACGCGGGTTGCACAGCATATACGGATATTTCCAACATTGCTTTTCTCATCCTGAGCGGGGGAGAGAATGTGAATAACCAGACAGCTGGAACCCAGGCGGTAACGGGGCCAACGGTCATTAATGTTTATTCCGTGGGGATCAACGTCGATAACTACGCCGGAGATTTGAGCGGCGCGCGCGCGGAGCCCTATGACGATATCGTTAAATGGGTAACACTGGAAGAACTGAAAAATACAATAGGATGTTATGGAACAGCGCAGGGCAGGTTTAAGATATTAAATAACGAATTGCCGGGAGCGTGTGTCGGGCAATCCTATAAAGCAACCATGTACAGTGATGGTGGAGTGCTCCCATACAGCGACTGGACCACCACCGCTTTGCCGGCAGGCCTATCAATGGACTTGATCACCGGAGCCATATCCGGAACGTCCACCGGCCCGGCACAGGTGCACAACATAACATTTTCAAGAAACGACAACGACGGTAATACCGCCCAGAAGATGCTGAAATTAATAGTGGAGGATTGTCCTTTGGGATCATGGAATTTTGATGATCCTGTCAACCCCGGGGGGACAATTGCCACGGGCCCGGGCGGGAGCATTGCCTCTGTTGCGGGGGTATCAGGCGGTGCGCTGTATTTCACCGGGGTTGCGAGTCTGACCCCGTACAATCAGGGGATCAACAATTCGGTCTTCAGTTTCGAGTACAACCAGCCGTTCTCGATCGTCATGTGGGTGAAATTAACAAAACTGCCGACTGCTGCGCCGACGTCACCCATATACCCCCTGGTATCAAAAGGCGGTGCAGGGCCAAACTATACTGGCTACTATTTCGAGATACACAGCTCAGCGTATAGCCAGCCCGCAGTGGGTTACAACCGGCTTGCATTCCAGCTTACGAACCAATTGAACGGCGGGGCGGGACCGATGATATGGGTGTACAATACGACCCCGATCAGCACGCTCAACACATGGTACCACATAGCTGCTGCATACAGCGGCAACGGGCTTGCATCCGGCGCGAAGGTCTATGTCAGTGGCGGCTCAACGAATGCCACGTACCGCGATAACCTTGCGAACGGGAGCATCGTGAACACACAGCCCCTGCGTTTCGGAGATTACGGCCAGAACTACTACAACAGCGTGGTGATGGACGGGATACAGATATACAACAAGGTCGTGCAGCAATTGAGAGTCATTAAAGCGGGAACCGGCTCGGGAACAGTGGCAAGCTCGCTGTTTTTCAGGTCCCCGGAGAGGATCAATTGCGGAAGCATATGCGAGGCATATTATCCCAATGGTACCATCGTGGCCCTTGGGGCAGCAGCAAATACCGGGAGCACCTTTACGGGATGGTCAGGCGGTGGGTGTTCCGGAACGGGAACCTGCCTGGTAACGCTCACCGCCGACACAGACGTCACCGCCACCTTCACCAACCCTTAAAACCAACTGGGATTAGTTTTTCAAATGGCAATTATCCCTTGCATATACATCTTCCTTTCACTATAATTTTTCCAGTTAAGGAATAATTGCAGTGAAAAAGACCATTGTCATACCGGCACGGTTTGGTTCCACAAGGCTGCCTGGAAAACCTCTGCTGGACCTATGCGGAAAGCCCCTTATCCAGTGGGTCTATGAGAGGGCGCGGGAATCCCGCCTGGCAGATGAGATCCTTATCGCTACCGATGATGAGCAGATACGGGATACAGCACAATCCTTCGGGGCTGAGGCTGTCATGACGAGCGTTGCCTGCACGAGCGGCACGGACAGGGTCTACGAGGCTGTCTGTGGAAGGAACGCCGATATCGTTGTCAACCTCCAGGGTGACGAGCCTTTTATCAGGTCTGACATGATCGATGCAATATTCTCTGTCATTGAGCGCGAGCATCTCGACATGGCAACCCTTTGCTGCCCATTGAAAGACAACCATGAATATGAAGATCCCAATACCGTGAAGGTTGTCCTCGACCGGGCAGGATACGCCCTCTATTTCTCACGGGCCCCTATCCCCTATGTGCGCGATAACAGAAGGGCATCGCTTTACAAACATGTCGGCATTTACGGATTTTCAATGGCCTTGCTTGAGCAGTTTGTCAGGATGGAGAAGAGCAGGCTCGAGGAGACGGAATCACTGGAACAATTACGGGTCCTCGAGAACGGCTACAAGATCAGAGTTTTGACGACCCAGTATGACGGATTTGGCATAGATACCGAAGAAGACCTGCAGAGGGCACAGAAGGCCCTCGCCCGCTACATCCACTGATGCTAAAGGCAGTGAATAGTCGATAGTGAATAGCAGTCAAAAAAAGCGGGCTAAGGTTAAGCAAACTGCCGGTCTCTTCTTCAACCATGACA comes from Syntrophorhabdaceae bacterium and encodes:
- a CDS encoding putative Ig domain-containing protein codes for the protein MFVAILLMLVASIVTAGIAVIGSLTKRTKIAEMNSIIDAGIKSVISYAATNHRLPTTAEIAAIMKRSNDAWGNQTVYVVDNNLTSIPAGSTDSICGRKTANLTVRNCTNAGCTAYTDISNIAFLILSGGENVNNQTAGTQAVTGPTVINVYSVGINVDNYAGDLSGARAEPYDDIVKWVTLEELKNTIGCYGTAQGRFKILNNELPGACVGQSYKATMYSDGGVLPYSDWTTTALPAGLSMDLITGAISGTSTGPAQVHNITFSRNDNDGNTAQKMLKLIVEDCPLGSWNFDDPVNPGGTIATGPGGSIASVAGVSGGALYFTGVASLTPYNQGINNSVFSFEYNQPFSIVMWVKLTKLPTAAPTSPIYPLVSKGGAGPNYTGYYFEIHSSAYSQPAVGYNRLAFQLTNQLNGGAGPMIWVYNTTPISTLNTWYHIAAAYSGNGLASGAKVYVSGGSTNATYRDNLANGSIVNTQPLRFGDYGQNYYNSVVMDGIQIYNKVVQQLRVIKAGTGSGTVASSLFFRSPERINCGSICEAYYPNGTIVALGAAANTGSTFTGWSGGGCSGTGTCLVTLTADTDVTATFTNP
- a CDS encoding prepilin-type N-terminal cleavage/methylation domain-containing protein: MNSKKGFTIVELAIVLVLVGILISLGIRMIGPLTERTKISDTKGTIDAAIESLVGFAATNRRLPDPTNNQIEFRNNIRKPNDAWGNPLYYIADGNLAPAAPVTSTDYICGRTTTGITVRNCLTNDCATAAGTDYNDIPNVAFAIVSGGVNFNVQTAIAAGRATVYVQNGATNRDACTTAGNCLNYTGTLINRPERYDDIVNWVTLNELRTKIGCQGAQLQILNNELPSTSLGSSYTANVFAAGGVPYLSGTQNQYRWCVEIRNRTIAQGPPNSVSFNPSFIRYPDSTQLGGAASTYCSDRVEGAWPAWANNLVITKTINSTETGSFNITVFTRDHNSSALNSVACNDTSSSTNRDNCTNKSFVLTISP
- the kdsB gene encoding 3-deoxy-manno-octulosonate cytidylyltransferase, whose translation is MKKTIVIPARFGSTRLPGKPLLDLCGKPLIQWVYERARESRLADEILIATDDEQIRDTAQSFGAEAVMTSVACTSGTDRVYEAVCGRNADIVVNLQGDEPFIRSDMIDAIFSVIEREHLDMATLCCPLKDNHEYEDPNTVKVVLDRAGYALYFSRAPIPYVRDNRRASLYKHVGIYGFSMALLEQFVRMEKSRLEETESLEQLRVLENGYKIRVLTTQYDGFGIDTEEDLQRAQKALARYIH